A part of Paenibacillus sp. sptzw28 genomic DNA contains:
- a CDS encoding AAA family ATPase has protein sequence MIKINKLEIENIKRVKAVKIEPTASGLTIVGGKNNQGKTSVLDSIAWGLGGNKYRPSQPEREGSAIPPYLHIVLSNGLIVERKGKNSDLKVIDPNGQKGGQQLLDGFVEELAIDLPKFMNATNKEKANILLRIIGVGERLHELEVKEQEFYNRRHTIGQIADQKAKYAKEQLYYTDAPKEPISASDLINQQQEILARNGENQRKRQRVGQIQAEFDQQGREVARLTAMLNAAQEKYGQLQNDLAIAQKDALDLIDESTEELQANIRQIDEINRKVRANLDKDKAESDAGEYRIQYDQLTAEINAVRQKKTDLLTNASLPLPGLSVEDGELTYNGQRWGNMSGSDQLKVATAIVRKLKPNCGFILLDKLEQMDLETLNEFGQWLEQEGLQAIATRVSTGEECSIIIEDGYGAGQEGIQLQQPPGEIDPGPTWKAGEF, from the coding sequence ATGATCAAAATCAATAAGTTGGAGATTGAAAATATAAAGCGTGTCAAGGCTGTGAAAATCGAACCGACGGCATCCGGGCTGACGATCGTCGGAGGGAAGAACAATCAAGGGAAGACCAGTGTGCTGGATTCCATCGCATGGGGATTGGGCGGCAACAAGTACCGCCCTTCCCAGCCGGAACGAGAAGGATCGGCGATTCCGCCCTATCTCCATATCGTGTTGTCCAATGGCCTGATCGTCGAGCGTAAAGGGAAGAACAGCGACCTGAAAGTCATCGACCCAAACGGTCAGAAGGGCGGCCAGCAGCTGCTCGACGGATTCGTCGAAGAATTGGCGATCGATCTGCCGAAGTTCATGAACGCTACCAATAAGGAAAAGGCCAACATTCTACTGCGCATTATCGGCGTTGGTGAGAGGCTGCATGAACTGGAGGTTAAGGAACAGGAGTTTTACAACCGGCGGCATACGATCGGCCAAATTGCGGATCAGAAAGCCAAGTACGCCAAGGAACAACTTTACTATACGGATGCTCCAAAGGAGCCGATTTCCGCATCAGACCTCATCAACCAGCAGCAAGAGATCCTTGCGCGAAATGGTGAAAACCAGCGTAAGCGGCAGCGGGTTGGCCAGATTCAGGCCGAATTTGATCAACAAGGTCGTGAAGTGGCCCGGCTGACGGCTATGCTCAATGCCGCTCAGGAAAAGTACGGACAGCTGCAGAACGACCTGGCAATCGCGCAGAAGGATGCGCTCGACCTGATCGACGAATCCACGGAGGAGCTGCAGGCCAACATTCGGCAGATCGACGAAATCAACCGAAAAGTCCGGGCCAATCTGGACAAGGACAAGGCTGAATCCGACGCTGGCGAATACCGCATCCAATATGATCAGCTGACGGCCGAGATCAACGCCGTTCGCCAGAAAAAAACGGACCTGCTGACAAATGCGAGCCTTCCGCTACCGGGCCTGTCTGTCGAAGATGGCGAACTGACCTACAACGGCCAGCGCTGGGGCAACATGAGCGGTTCCGACCAGCTTAAGGTTGCCACGGCCATTGTACGGAAGCTTAAGCCGAATTGCGGGTTCATCCTGCTCGATAAGCTCGAGCAGATGGATCTGGAGACGCTGAACGAATTCGGCCAGTGGCTGGAGCAGGAAGGACTGCAGGCGATCGCCACGCGCGTTAGTACCGGCGAGGAGTGCAGCATCATCATTGAAGACGGATATGGTGCGGGACAGGAAGGCATTCAATTACAGCAGCCGCCGGGCGAAATCGACCCGGGGCCAACATGGAAAGCAGGTGAATTCTGA
- a CDS encoding helix-turn-helix transcriptional regulator — protein MERGKLTEYELELRKSIGRNLRRLLKENRMTQKQLSEATDIPTSTISDYLNAKSLAVPGNIQKMAIALKVSKEKIDPSFGGSEESAAIDLKMQFFEELERDLGIDLTDPSVQKALKRAAKIFFTDED, from the coding sequence ATGGAAAGAGGTAAACTCACTGAGTACGAGCTGGAGCTGAGGAAGAGTATCGGGAGAAATCTCAGAAGGTTATTAAAAGAGAACCGTATGACTCAAAAACAACTTAGCGAAGCTACGGACATACCGACTAGTACAATCTCTGACTATCTAAACGCTAAGTCCTTAGCGGTGCCCGGGAATATTCAGAAAATGGCCATCGCTTTAAAAGTATCAAAAGAAAAAATCGATCCGAGCTTTGGAGGCAGTGAGGAGTCCGCCGCGATTGATTTGAAGATGCAGTTTTTCGAAGAGCTGGAGCGCGATCTAGGGATCGATCTTACCGATCCGAGCGTCCAGAAAGCGCTCAAGCGAGCTGCTAAAATCTTTTTCACTGATGAAGATTGA
- a CDS encoding helix-turn-helix domain-containing protein, whose protein sequence is MGRSLLRLRIKEYNTARPLKDHITQRKIAKELGVSESFIAMVANNERELSYERAANVALLLGCDMKDLHEWHEVPTSKSSKRPE, encoded by the coding sequence ATGGGGAGGAGCCTTTTGAGATTGAGAATTAAGGAGTATAACACAGCTCGTCCCCTGAAGGACCATATAACGCAAAGGAAGATTGCAAAAGAGTTAGGCGTATCTGAATCTTTCATTGCGATGGTCGCTAACAACGAACGGGAACTCTCATATGAACGAGCTGCAAACGTTGCTCTACTCCTTGGGTGCGACATGAAAGACTTACATGAATGGCATGAAGTACCTACTTCTAAATCGTCGAAAAGGCCAGAGTAG
- a CDS encoding helix-turn-helix domain-containing protein, translating into MKGLALDDLPEILTAQHIADYLGVSRRRVYEHFQLKAEAGGIPNFSFGNSKRVDKADFIRWKESQKGG; encoded by the coding sequence GTGAAAGGACTTGCGCTCGACGATCTGCCTGAGATACTTACGGCGCAGCATATCGCGGACTATCTAGGCGTCTCCCGCCGCAGGGTTTATGAGCATTTTCAGCTCAAGGCCGAGGCGGGAGGCATCCCGAACTTTAGTTTTGGAAATTCAAAACGGGTTGATAAAGCAGACTTCATCCGATGGAAGGAGTCTCAAAAAGGAGGCTGA
- a CDS encoding AAA family ATPase — MEHKIDLISLLTYVDPAYLSYQEWVNVGMALKYEGYTASDWDEWSKRDGGRYHPGECFRKWTSFEGTGNPVTGATITQMAKDNGWTPRSSERDDRELGWDDEISGGDYVVVDRNWIEGKEIHEPAAWNPVQQLTTYLETLFDVSENVGYVTDTWQNDEGKFLPTKGACDRTAGELIQLLNQCNGDIGAVMGDYKPEAGAWIRFNPLDGKGVKNDNVTEFRYALVESDTMDIEKQNAIMRELELPIAVMVYSGGKSLHAIVRVEAGNYDEYRKRVDYLYNVCKKNGLNIDNQNRNPSRLSRMPGIERNGKKQFIVDTNIGKSNWNEWHEWIEGVNDELPDPESLTDYWDNMPKLAPSLIEGLLRQGHKMLMAGPSKAGKSFALIELSIAIAEGSKWLAWTCTQGKVLYVNLELDRASALHRFKDVYQALGLPPRNIGNIDIWNLRGKSVPMDKLAPKLIRRAAKKNYIAVIIDPIYKVLTGDENSADQMAHFTNQFDKIATELGASVIYCHHHSKGSQGGKKSMDRASGSGVFARDPDALIDLVELNITEALLKQEENKAICCVYQRFFAQHNPGYLRDSVSQDDLLSAKEMEEHARRAIYNTEQAAAQEEIRRVLEAVRNRSAWRVEGTLREYAKFAPVNMWFQYPIHKVDNVGSLKDIEPEGDGQPPWKKATGKRKDKANTERRSKAEEFEDAVNNCNMGEPPTVKDLSEWFSSTGKSVAERTIRDWVAKHGYVIDKNNGNVVVKKDGGEDH, encoded by the coding sequence ATGGAACATAAAATCGACCTCATTTCCTTGTTGACCTACGTCGATCCCGCCTATCTGTCATATCAGGAATGGGTTAATGTCGGCATGGCATTGAAATATGAAGGCTATACGGCCAGCGATTGGGATGAGTGGAGCAAACGGGACGGGGGACGTTACCATCCCGGAGAATGCTTCCGGAAATGGACGTCATTTGAAGGCACCGGCAATCCGGTCACTGGTGCGACCATTACGCAAATGGCAAAGGATAACGGTTGGACGCCACGTTCCTCGGAGCGTGATGACCGGGAGCTGGGGTGGGATGACGAAATTTCCGGCGGCGATTATGTTGTGGTCGATCGCAATTGGATTGAGGGTAAGGAGATCCACGAGCCGGCTGCCTGGAATCCAGTTCAGCAACTTACCACTTATCTCGAGACGCTGTTCGACGTATCTGAAAACGTTGGATACGTCACGGACACATGGCAGAACGATGAAGGCAAGTTTTTGCCCACAAAAGGGGCATGTGACAGGACGGCCGGCGAGCTGATCCAGTTGCTTAACCAATGTAACGGTGATATCGGAGCAGTCATGGGCGATTACAAGCCAGAGGCAGGGGCGTGGATCCGGTTCAATCCACTCGATGGCAAAGGTGTCAAAAACGATAATGTTACCGAATTCCGGTATGCGCTCGTAGAATCCGACACGATGGACATTGAGAAGCAAAACGCTATCATGCGCGAGCTGGAGCTGCCGATTGCCGTCATGGTTTACAGTGGCGGAAAGAGCCTGCATGCCATCGTGCGAGTGGAAGCCGGCAATTACGACGAATACCGCAAGCGCGTTGACTATCTATATAACGTCTGCAAAAAAAACGGCCTGAACATCGACAATCAAAACCGAAATCCGTCCAGGTTATCCCGAATGCCAGGCATTGAGCGTAATGGTAAAAAGCAATTCATCGTTGATACGAACATCGGCAAAAGCAATTGGAACGAATGGCATGAATGGATCGAGGGCGTAAACGATGAATTGCCCGATCCGGAGAGCCTGACGGACTATTGGGATAACATGCCGAAATTGGCGCCTTCGCTGATCGAAGGTCTACTCCGTCAGGGGCATAAGATGCTTATGGCGGGGCCATCCAAGGCCGGTAAGAGTTTCGCGCTGATTGAACTCAGTATCGCCATAGCCGAGGGCAGCAAGTGGCTGGCTTGGACTTGTACGCAGGGAAAGGTGCTGTATGTCAATCTTGAACTCGACAGGGCCAGCGCCTTGCATCGCTTCAAGGATGTATATCAGGCGCTGGGGCTGCCGCCGCGGAACATCGGAAACATTGATATCTGGAATCTCCGTGGCAAGTCGGTACCGATGGATAAGCTGGCGCCGAAGCTGATCCGTCGCGCAGCCAAGAAGAACTATATCGCTGTCATCATCGACCCGATCTACAAGGTGCTGACCGGCGACGAGAACAGCGCTGACCAGATGGCGCATTTCACAAACCAGTTTGACAAGATTGCAACGGAACTCGGCGCCAGCGTCATTTATTGTCACCATCACAGCAAGGGCTCCCAGGGCGGCAAGAAATCGATGGACCGGGCCAGCGGCAGCGGCGTATTCGCCCGAGATCCGGACGCCCTGATCGATTTGGTGGAGTTGAATATAACGGAAGCGTTATTGAAGCAAGAGGAAAACAAGGCCATCTGCTGCGTATACCAGCGGTTTTTCGCGCAGCATAATCCGGGCTACCTACGGGATTCCGTCTCGCAAGACGATCTGCTCAGCGCGAAGGAGATGGAAGAGCATGCCCGTCGGGCCATTTACAACACGGAGCAGGCTGCAGCGCAGGAGGAAATCAGACGCGTCCTGGAGGCCGTCCGCAATCGATCCGCCTGGCGAGTGGAAGGCACACTGCGCGAATATGCGAAGTTTGCACCAGTCAACATGTGGTTCCAGTATCCAATTCATAAGGTGGATAACGTCGGCAGCCTGAAGGACATCGAGCCGGAAGGTGACGGACAGCCGCCTTGGAAGAAGGCCACGGGTAAGCGGAAAGACAAGGCCAATACGGAGCGCAGGAGCAAGGCTGAGGAGTTCGAAGACGCGGTGAATAACTGCAATATGGGCGAGCCGCCGACGGTCAAAGATTTATCCGAGTGGTTTTCTTCGACTGGCAAGTCGGTCGCAGAACGAACAATCAGGGATTGGGTTGCAAAGCATGGATACGTGATCGACAAGAATAATGGCAACGTTGTTGTAAAGAAAGACGGCGGCGAAGACCATTAA
- the groES gene encoding co-chaperone GroES produces MIRPLGERVLIEPIAKEETTASGILLPDTAKEKPQEGKVVAVGSGSLKDGVRIALEVKEGDRVLFSKYAGTEVKYEGRELLIMKESDIHAILG; encoded by the coding sequence ATGATCAGACCTTTGGGTGAACGCGTATTGATCGAACCGATCGCGAAAGAAGAAACGACCGCTAGCGGCATTTTGCTGCCGGATACCGCGAAAGAGAAGCCGCAAGAAGGCAAAGTTGTCGCAGTAGGCAGCGGTTCGCTGAAGGATGGCGTACGCATTGCTCTTGAAGTGAAGGAAGGCGACCGTGTCCTTTTCTCCAAATATGCCGGCACGGAAGTTAAATATGAAGGCAGAGAGCTTTTGATTATGAAAGAAAGCGACATCCACGCCATCTTGGGATAA
- a CDS encoding helix-turn-helix transcriptional regulator, with protein MENGENVLLTLEAARINNGYNLVQAAELFGIHRDTLWKYEQDSTRVPRTFMVKVQEVYGLPTKNIFFGIKSEFFRIKRRIS; from the coding sequence ATGGAGAACGGGGAAAACGTTCTGTTAACCCTTGAAGCAGCACGGATAAACAACGGCTACAACCTCGTCCAAGCCGCAGAATTATTCGGTATTCACCGCGATACGCTTTGGAAATACGAGCAGGATTCGACGCGGGTGCCGAGGACTTTTATGGTTAAGGTCCAAGAAGTTTATGGCTTGCCAACGAAAAATATTTTTTTCGGTATAAAATCCGAATTTTTTCGGATAAAACGCCGGATTAGTTAA
- the groL gene encoding chaperonin GroEL (60 kDa chaperone family; promotes refolding of misfolded polypeptides especially under stressful conditions; forms two stacked rings of heptamers to form a barrel-shaped 14mer; ends can be capped by GroES; misfolded proteins enter the barrel where they are refolded when GroES binds) → MAKEIKFGEDARRAMLRGVDALANAVKVTLGPKGRNVVLEKKFGSPLITNDGVSIAKEIELDDAFENMGAQLVKEVATKTNDVAGDGTTTATVLAQAMIREGLKNVTAGANPMVIRKGIEKAVRTAVEELKSIAKPIEGKQSIAQIASISSGDEEVGQLIAEAMEKVGNDGVITVEESKGFVTELEVVEGMQFDRGYTSPYMITDTDKMEAVLDNPYILITDKKISNIQEILPVLEKVVQSGKQLLIIAEDIEGEAQATLVVNKLRGTFTCVGVKAPGFGDRRKAMLQDIAALTGAQVITEELGLELKSTTVQQLGSARQIRVTKENTIIVDGSGNKSDIDARVNQIRAQLEETTSDFDREKLQERLAKLSGGVAVIKVGAATETELKERKLRIEDALNSTRAAVEEGMVSGGGTALVNVYKAVAAVKAIGDEQTGVNIVLRALEEPVRTIAANAGQEGSVIVERLKGEKIGVGYNAATGEWVDMFSAGIVDPAKVTRSALQNAASVAAMFLTTEAVVADKPEKDKPGMPDMGGMGGMGGMGGMM, encoded by the coding sequence ATGGCAAAAGAAATTAAATTTGGCGAAGACGCTCGCCGCGCTATGCTGCGCGGGGTTGACGCACTTGCAAATGCGGTTAAAGTTACACTCGGACCGAAAGGCCGCAACGTAGTATTGGAGAAAAAATTCGGCAGCCCGCTCATCACGAATGACGGAGTTTCCATTGCCAAAGAAATCGAGCTTGACGATGCGTTCGAGAACATGGGCGCACAGCTCGTTAAAGAAGTTGCAACGAAAACTAACGATGTTGCCGGTGACGGTACGACAACCGCTACGGTTCTCGCGCAAGCGATGATCCGCGAAGGTCTGAAAAACGTAACGGCAGGCGCTAACCCGATGGTTATCCGCAAAGGTATCGAGAAAGCCGTTCGCACAGCTGTTGAAGAGCTGAAAAGCATCGCTAAGCCGATCGAAGGCAAACAATCGATCGCGCAAATCGCTTCCATCTCCTCCGGAGACGAAGAAGTGGGCCAACTGATCGCGGAAGCGATGGAGAAGGTCGGCAACGACGGCGTAATCACGGTTGAAGAATCGAAAGGCTTCGTAACGGAGCTTGAAGTGGTTGAAGGCATGCAGTTCGACCGCGGCTACACTTCCCCGTACATGATTACCGATACGGACAAAATGGAAGCCGTACTTGATAACCCATACATCCTGATCACCGACAAGAAGATTTCTAACATTCAAGAAATCCTTCCGGTTCTGGAGAAAGTGGTTCAATCCGGCAAGCAGCTGCTAATCATCGCAGAAGACATCGAAGGCGAAGCTCAGGCTACCCTCGTAGTCAACAAACTGCGCGGCACGTTCACTTGCGTAGGCGTTAAAGCTCCTGGCTTCGGCGACCGCCGCAAAGCTATGCTGCAGGATATCGCAGCTTTGACAGGCGCTCAAGTAATCACCGAGGAACTCGGCCTTGAGCTGAAATCGACGACGGTTCAACAGCTTGGCTCCGCTCGTCAAATCCGTGTCACGAAAGAAAACACGATCATCGTTGACGGCTCCGGCAACAAATCCGATATCGATGCACGTGTAAACCAAATTCGCGCTCAACTGGAAGAAACCACTTCGGACTTCGACCGTGAGAAGCTGCAAGAGCGTCTTGCCAAGCTTTCCGGCGGCGTAGCGGTTATCAAAGTTGGCGCAGCTACTGAAACCGAATTGAAAGAGCGCAAACTGCGCATCGAAGACGCCCTGAACTCCACCCGCGCAGCGGTTGAAGAAGGAATGGTCTCCGGTGGCGGTACGGCCCTCGTGAACGTATACAAAGCAGTAGCAGCTGTAAAAGCAATTGGCGACGAGCAAACTGGCGTTAACATCGTGCTTCGCGCGCTGGAAGAGCCTGTTCGCACGATTGCAGCGAACGCAGGCCAAGAAGGCTCCGTCATCGTTGAGCGTCTGAAAGGCGAAAAAATCGGCGTAGGCTATAACGCAGCTACCGGCGAATGGGTTGACATGTTCTCCGCAGGTATCGTTGACCCTGCGAAAGTAACGCGTTCCGCTCTGCAAAACGCGGCTTCCGTTGCGGCTATGTTCCTTACGACCGAAGCAGTTGTCGCAGACAAACCGGAAAAAGACAAACCAGGCATGCCTGACATGGGCGGCATGGGTGGAATGGGCGGCATGGGCGGCATGATGTAA
- a CDS encoding DEAD/DEAH box helicase, with protein MELRPYQQESRESIQTEWDKGVKRTLLVLPTGCGKTIVFSKVTEDRVRKGERVLVLAHRGELLDQAADKLKKSTGLQCATEKAEQTSIGSWFRVVVGSVQTMMREKRLEQFDKDFFDTIIVDEAHHCLSDSYQRVLQYFGNANVLGVTATPDRGDMRNLGSYFESLAYEYTLPKAIKEGFLSPIKAMTIPLQLDLTKVGQQAGDFKSSDLGTALDPYLESIAAEMWRVAQDRKIVVFLPLVKTSQKFTRILNEVGFRAAEVNGDSQDRSEILEDFDKDKYNVLCNSMLLTEGWDCPSVDCIVVLRPTKVRSLYSQMVGRGTRLFPGKTELLLLDFLWHTERHELCHPAHLIAENEEVAQVMTKQIEEVGIPLDLETVEKQAVEDVIAQREEALAKQLEEMKRRKRKLVDPLQFEMSIQAEDLSSYVPSFGWEMAPPSDTQIKTLEKLGIMPDEIDNAGKASLLLERLDKRRTEGLTTPKQIRFLEQRGFEHVGTWTFDNAKNLIDRIAGNGWRVPDGIDPKTYRGE; from the coding sequence ATGGAGCTTAGACCATATCAGCAAGAGTCCCGGGAATCCATCCAAACGGAATGGGACAAAGGCGTTAAGCGTACGCTCTTGGTCTTGCCTACCGGCTGCGGAAAGACGATCGTGTTTTCCAAAGTGACCGAGGACCGGGTAAGGAAGGGCGAGCGCGTGCTCGTCCTGGCCCACCGCGGCGAGCTGCTGGACCAGGCTGCTGATAAGTTGAAGAAGTCGACAGGCCTGCAATGCGCTACAGAGAAGGCGGAGCAGACGTCGATCGGCAGCTGGTTCCGGGTTGTCGTGGGCAGCGTGCAGACGATGATGCGCGAGAAACGGCTCGAACAGTTTGACAAGGATTTTTTCGATACGATCATCGTCGACGAAGCGCATCACTGCCTATCGGATAGCTACCAGCGCGTGCTGCAGTATTTCGGGAACGCGAACGTGCTGGGGGTAACCGCAACGCCAGATAGGGGAGACATGCGCAATCTGGGATCGTATTTCGAGAGCTTGGCCTATGAATACACGCTTCCCAAGGCGATCAAAGAGGGCTTTCTCAGCCCGATCAAGGCGATGACGATTCCGCTGCAACTGGATTTGACCAAAGTCGGACAGCAGGCCGGCGACTTCAAATCCAGTGACCTGGGAACGGCACTGGATCCGTATCTGGAATCGATTGCCGCAGAGATGTGGCGCGTAGCACAGGATCGGAAGATCGTCGTCTTCCTTCCTCTCGTCAAAACTTCGCAAAAATTCACTCGCATCCTGAACGAGGTTGGATTCCGAGCCGCCGAAGTCAACGGCGACTCACAAGACCGGTCCGAGATATTGGAAGATTTCGATAAAGACAAGTACAACGTCCTATGCAATTCCATGCTGCTTACTGAGGGCTGGGACTGCCCCAGCGTGGATTGCATCGTTGTCTTGCGTCCAACAAAAGTACGTTCCCTTTATTCGCAGATGGTCGGGCGAGGTACCCGACTGTTTCCCGGCAAAACGGAACTGTTATTACTGGATTTCCTATGGCATACGGAGAGACACGAGCTTTGTCATCCGGCTCATCTCATTGCGGAGAATGAAGAAGTTGCCCAAGTCATGACCAAGCAAATCGAAGAAGTAGGTATTCCGCTGGACCTGGAAACGGTCGAGAAGCAAGCCGTTGAAGATGTGATCGCGCAGCGCGAGGAAGCGCTTGCTAAGCAGCTGGAAGAAATGAAGCGACGTAAGCGCAAGCTCGTCGATCCGCTGCAATTTGAAATGAGCATCCAGGCGGAAGACCTCTCGAGTTATGTTCCATCATTCGGTTGGGAAATGGCGCCGCCGAGTGATACGCAAATCAAGACGCTGGAGAAGCTGGGCATCATGCCAGACGAGATCGATAACGCTGGCAAGGCATCACTGCTGCTGGAGCGCCTGGATAAGCGGCGGACGGAAGGGCTGACCACGCCAAAGCAAATCCGTTTCCTTGAACAGCGAGGATTCGAGCATGTTGGCACATGGACGTTTGATAACGCGAAGAATTTGATCGATCGGATCGCCGGCAACGGCTGGCGCGTGCCGGATGGGATTGACCCAAAAACGTATCGTGGGGAGTGA
- a CDS encoding site-specific integrase, translated as MDSNGKSKKTKKCSCGASWSYILDVGVNPATGTRKQKKKGGFATKGEAQEAAALLVAELAQGLHIEEKSTTFEAFSEEWLMLYSGTGKVKVSTLRVRRHELDKLMPFFAKLKMKDVTKQQYQTALNKLKAKGFADNTLDGIHRTGRMVFKKALELDVIKTDPTAFAYVPKVQKTVEQIEQAEAVVKYLEKEELALFLRTAKDEGRDRDYAIFMTLAYTGMRAGELCALKWKDVDFEEHSITISKTYYNPTNNIRSYQILTPKTASANRSIEVDVAVIRELEKLRQAQERLKYGKSNYHDKDFVFAKTGNSAGYPEYIKIIENRMRRLLQLAGLNPSLTPHSLRHTHTSLLAEAGVELHDIMDRLGHKDDDTTRNIYMHVTKTKKKEAVQKFSELMNSF; from the coding sequence GTGGATTCTAACGGAAAAAGCAAGAAAACAAAAAAATGCTCCTGCGGTGCATCCTGGTCCTACATTCTGGACGTTGGAGTGAATCCGGCTACAGGAACCCGGAAACAGAAAAAGAAGGGTGGGTTCGCCACCAAAGGAGAGGCCCAGGAAGCCGCTGCCCTTCTTGTCGCTGAGTTGGCCCAAGGATTGCACATTGAAGAGAAAAGCACCACGTTCGAGGCATTCTCTGAGGAATGGCTTATGCTCTACAGCGGCACTGGCAAGGTTAAGGTTAGCACATTGAGAGTAAGGCGCCATGAGCTAGACAAGCTTATGCCGTTCTTCGCTAAACTCAAAATGAAAGATGTAACAAAGCAGCAATACCAAACTGCTCTCAATAAGTTAAAAGCTAAAGGCTTTGCCGATAATACGCTCGACGGCATACACCGGACCGGTCGAATGGTATTCAAGAAAGCACTGGAGCTGGACGTTATTAAAACCGACCCGACCGCTTTCGCCTACGTGCCAAAGGTACAGAAGACGGTCGAGCAGATCGAGCAGGCCGAGGCCGTCGTTAAGTATTTAGAAAAGGAAGAGCTTGCACTATTCCTTCGAACGGCTAAAGATGAGGGACGGGATCGGGATTACGCTATATTTATGACGCTGGCGTATACTGGTATGCGGGCCGGGGAACTGTGTGCCCTCAAATGGAAAGATGTCGATTTCGAAGAGCACTCCATAACCATAAGTAAAACGTACTACAATCCAACGAATAACATCCGATCGTACCAAATACTGACGCCAAAGACGGCCAGTGCTAACCGGAGCATCGAAGTGGACGTGGCGGTTATCCGAGAGCTGGAGAAGCTTAGACAAGCTCAGGAACGTCTTAAATACGGCAAGAGCAATTACCACGATAAAGACTTTGTATTCGCTAAGACGGGAAACAGCGCCGGCTATCCTGAGTATATCAAGATCATCGAGAACAGAATGCGAAGGCTGCTGCAGCTCGCCGGGCTCAATCCGAGTTTAACACCTCACTCGTTGCGACATACGCATACTTCGCTCTTGGCTGAGGCTGGCGTCGAGCTGCACGATATCATGGACCGGCTCGGACATAAAGACGACGATACTACCCGAAACATTTACATGCACGTCACCAAAACCAAAAAGAAAGAAGCCGTTCAAAAATTCAGCGAACTAATGAATAGCTTCTAA
- a CDS encoding ATP-binding protein: MQVISGKVEKAKKVVLYGPEGIGKSMLAAQFPRPIFIDTEGSTTEMNVDRVPKPTSWEMLRQQVEWVKQQAGRFGTLVIDTIDWAEMLCVEGICARHGKKGIEDFGYGNGYVYTKEEFGRFLNLLSDIVDAGIHVVLVAHAQIIKFEQPDEMGAYDRYQLKLGKKTSSQTAPLVKEWADMVLFINYKTFSVAADQKGIKHKGQGGVRTVYASHHPAWDAKNRHGLPDEFPLDYAHIAHIINVTAAAATAPASPVTPPASQQQTQPVQPSQQTNMQQSTSDLDPSIPRSLRDLMVQHQVKEIDIQIVVSQKGYYPIDTPIINYDPGFINGVLVGAWQQVYGMIQEAKKNVPF; the protein is encoded by the coding sequence ATGCAAGTCATCAGCGGAAAGGTTGAAAAGGCCAAGAAAGTCGTGTTGTACGGGCCGGAAGGAATCGGGAAATCGATGTTGGCCGCACAGTTCCCGCGGCCGATCTTCATTGATACGGAAGGGTCCACGACGGAAATGAATGTTGACCGGGTGCCGAAGCCGACCAGCTGGGAAATGCTCCGGCAGCAAGTGGAATGGGTGAAGCAACAGGCGGGCCGATTCGGTACACTCGTTATCGACACCATCGACTGGGCGGAAATGCTTTGCGTAGAAGGCATCTGCGCGAGGCACGGGAAGAAAGGGATCGAAGATTTCGGATATGGCAACGGCTATGTCTACACGAAAGAAGAATTCGGACGCTTCTTGAACCTCCTGAGCGACATCGTCGATGCCGGTATTCATGTCGTGCTGGTAGCACATGCGCAGATCATCAAGTTCGAACAGCCGGACGAGATGGGCGCCTATGATCGATATCAACTTAAGCTGGGGAAGAAAACCAGCTCGCAGACGGCGCCGCTCGTCAAAGAATGGGCCGATATGGTTTTATTCATCAATTACAAAACGTTCTCGGTTGCTGCCGACCAAAAGGGCATCAAACATAAGGGCCAGGGCGGTGTTCGCACCGTCTACGCCTCGCATCATCCGGCGTGGGACGCGAAGAACCGCCACGGGCTGCCGGACGAGTTTCCACTGGACTATGCCCATATCGCACATATCATCAACGTTACGGCAGCTGCAGCTACGGCTCCAGCCAGTCCGGTCACGCCGCCAGCTAGTCAGCAACAGACGCAGCCTGTTCAACCATCGCAACAGACGAACATGCAGCAAAGCACGTCGGATTTAGACCCGAGTATTCCGCGATCGTTGCGCGATTTGATGGTGCAGCATCAAGTGAAGGAAATCGATATCCAGATCGTCGTGAGCCAAAAGGGCTATTATCCGATCGATACACCGATCATCAATTACGACCCGGGCTTTATCAATGGTGTCCTGGTTGGGGCGTGGCAGCAGGTGTACGGGATGATTCAAGAAGCCAAAAAAAATGTGCCGTTTTAA